The proteins below are encoded in one region of Salmo salar chromosome ssa02, Ssal_v3.1, whole genome shotgun sequence:
- the alg2 gene encoding alpha-1,3/1,6-mannosyltransferase ALG2 produces MVRVVFLHPDLGIGGAERLVVDAAVALCSRGCSVQIWTAHHDPTHCFSETLDPDLNVVCVGDWLPTSVFGYLHALCAYLRMIYVALYLVFLSGAEYDVVFCDQVSVCIPVLRLSRQRKKVLFYCHFPDQLLTQRGSALKKLYRAPIDRLEELTTGMADTVLVNSCFTAGVFRETFRTLDGVQTDVLYPSLNTHSFDRPPEEQLEQGLGGLIPEGVSCLFLSLNRYERKKSLGLALEGLSSLKTRLAPGDQAGLHLVVAGGYDNRVAENVQHYAELKELAARLGVEDSVTFLRSPSDSQKVALLRGSAGILYTPSREHFGIVPVEAMYCCCPVIAVRSGGPLESVGDGETGFLCEPTAEAFSLAMEKLFRDPQLRRDMGQAGRRRVQEKFSLEAFSDQLHGYILRLTQ; encoded by the exons ATGGTGCGGGTGGTGTTTCTCCACCCAGACCTGGGTATAGGTGGTGCAGAGAGGCTGGTGGTGGATGCAGCTGTAGCTCTATGCTCTCGCGGCTGCAGTGTTCAGATCTGGACGGCCCACCATGACCCCACACACTGCTTCTCAGAGACACTGGACCCAGACCTGAACGTG gtgtgtgtgggtgactggttGCCCACCAGTGTGTTTGGGTACCTGCATGCCCTGTGTGCCTACCTCAGGATGATCTACGTAGCTCTCTACCTGGTCTTCCTCAGTGGAGCAGAGTACGACGTGGTCTTCTGTGATCAG GTGTCCGTGTGTATCCCAGTCCTGAGGTTGTCTCGTCAGAGGAAAAAGGTTCTGTTCTACTGTCATTTCCCAGACCAGCTCCTGACCCAGAGAGGCTCAGCTCTGAAAAAGCTCTACCGCGCCCCCATAGACAGACTGGAGGAACTCACCACTGGCATGGCTGATACG GTGCTGGTAAACAGTTGTTTCACCGCAGGGGTCTTCAGGGAGACGTTCCGTACCCTGGATGGGGTCCAGACTGacgtcctctacccctccctcaaTACACACAGCTTCGACCGGCCCCCTGAGGAGCAGCTAGAGCAGGGTCTGGGGGGCTTGATCCCTGAAGGCGTGTCCTGCCTCTTCCTGTCTCTGAACCGCTATGAGAGGAAGAAGAGCCTGGGTCTGGCCCTCGAGGGCCTCTCCTCCCTGAAGACCCGCCTCGCCCCGGGGGACCAGGCAGGACTCCACCTGGTGGTGGCAGGGGGGTACGACAACCGTGTTGCTGAGAACGTCCAGCACTACGCTGAGCTGAAGGAGCTAGCAGCACGGCTGGGAGTAGAGGACTCTGTCACCTTCCTGCGCTCTCCCTCAGACAGCCAGAAGGTGGCGCTGTTGCGGGGCAGCGCAGGCATTCTCTACACGCCCAGCAGAGAGCACTTTGGGATAGTGCCAGTGGAGGCCATGTACTGCTGCTGTCCCGTCATTGCTGTGAGGTCTGGAGGGCCTCTGGAGAGTGTAGGTGACGGGGAGACGGGCTTCCTGTGTGAGCCCACGGCTGAGGCCTTCTCCCTGGCcatggagaagctgttcagagaCCCCCAGCTCCGCAGGGACATGGGCCAGGCCGGCAGGAGGCGGGTTCAGGAGAAGTTCTCCCTGGAGGCCTTCTCAGACCAGCTGCACGGGTACATCCTCAGGCTGACCCAGTGA
- the sec61b gene encoding protein transport protein Sec61 subunit beta, with amino-acid sequence MPGPASSATNVGAGSRSPSKTVAPRAAGSTVRQRKATSSGTRSAGRTTASAGGTGGMWRFYTEDSPGLKVGPVPVLVMSLLFIASVFMLHIWGKYTRS; translated from the exons ATG CCTGGACCAGCATCAAGTGCAACTAATGTCGGTGCAGGGAGCCGATCCCCCAGCAAGACAGTGGCCCCCCGCGCAGCAGGATCCACAGTCCGACAGAG GAAAGCAACGAGCAGTGGCACACGCAGTGCAGGCAGGACCACAGCATCAGCGGGTGGCACCGGGGGCATGTGGCGCTTCTACACGGAGGACTCACCAGGACTCAAAGT AGGTCCAGTACCAGTGCTGGTGATGAGTTTGCTGTTCATCGCGTCGGTCTTCATGCTGCACATCTGGGGGAAGTACACCCGCTCCTAA